From Methylomonas sp. EFPC3, a single genomic window includes:
- a CDS encoding ATP-binding cassette domain-containing protein gives MNQSASACALRFAAVSKAFADTGPALRDIDLALPVGGITALVGPDGAGKTTLLRLAAGLLLPDRGRIESFGLDSVTAGGRLHSLIGYMPQRFGLYEDLSVQENLQLYADLYGIAQAERQSRFADLMRMTNLAKFGERLAGRLSGGMKQKLGLACTLLNRPRLLLLDEPSVGVDPLSRRELWQIIATLVAEFGTTVLLSTAYMDEAERCQRVVLLDRGEILHQDAPAAFHALASDCSFLLSSPRSSNRALQQRLAAHPDVVDSVVQSGAVRTVVRPGSRPDWSKLFPGAETVVARPVAPRLEDAFILLLTRRRSSIADAETVCFNPHGAGAKLEGSRAPVIEVDQVDRWFGRFQAVKKLSFQVGRGEIFGLLGANGAGKTTTFRMLCGLLPASNGTLQVVGLDLRRAASQARARLGYMSQKFSLYGQLSVRQNLEFFSQAYGLHQGRRRERIDWAVGQFGLQAFLEHNSADLPLGYKQRLALACALMHEPEILFLDEPTSGIDPLARREFWARINQLAAQGVTILVTTHFMEEAEYCDRLLIMREGDILAAGTPAEIKQRSQTGGAEPVTTMEDAFIRLVEAGGEAGG, from the coding sequence GTGAACCAATCCGCTAGTGCCTGCGCGCTGCGCTTTGCGGCGGTCAGCAAGGCGTTTGCCGATACCGGCCCGGCCCTGCGCGACATCGACCTGGCTTTGCCGGTCGGCGGCATCACGGCGCTGGTCGGACCCGACGGCGCCGGCAAAACCACGTTGCTGCGTTTGGCCGCCGGTTTGCTGCTGCCGGACCGCGGCCGCATCGAAAGCTTTGGTTTGGATAGCGTCACGGCCGGCGGCCGGTTGCATAGTCTGATCGGTTACATGCCGCAGCGCTTCGGGCTTTACGAAGACCTCAGTGTGCAGGAGAACCTGCAACTGTATGCCGACCTTTACGGCATTGCGCAAGCCGAGCGCCAAAGCCGCTTCGCCGATTTGATGCGGATGACCAATCTGGCCAAGTTCGGCGAGCGACTGGCCGGCCGCTTGTCCGGCGGCATGAAGCAAAAGCTGGGCTTGGCCTGCACTTTATTGAACCGGCCGCGCCTGTTGTTGCTGGACGAACCGTCGGTCGGCGTCGATCCGTTGTCGCGCCGCGAGTTGTGGCAGATCATCGCCACGCTGGTCGCCGAATTCGGCACCACGGTGTTGCTCAGCACCGCTTACATGGACGAAGCCGAACGCTGCCAGCGCGTGGTGTTGCTGGATCGCGGCGAAATCCTGCACCAGGACGCGCCGGCCGCATTCCACGCATTGGCTAGCGATTGCAGTTTCCTGTTGTCCAGCCCCCGCAGTTCGAACCGGGCCTTGCAACAACGCTTGGCGGCGCACCCCGACGTGGTCGACAGCGTCGTGCAAAGCGGTGCGGTGCGCACCGTGGTCAGGCCGGGTAGCCGGCCGGATTGGTCCAAGTTGTTTCCGGGCGCCGAGACCGTGGTCGCCCGGCCTGTGGCGCCGCGCTTGGAGGACGCCTTCATTTTGCTATTGACCCGGCGCCGCAGCAGCATAGCGGATGCGGAGACGGTTTGTTTCAACCCTCACGGCGCAGGCGCCAAACTCGAAGGTAGTAGGGCTCCGGTGATCGAGGTCGATCAGGTCGACCGCTGGTTCGGCCGGTTCCAGGCTGTGAAAAAATTGTCGTTTCAGGTCGGCCGCGGCGAAATCTTCGGCTTGTTGGGTGCCAACGGCGCCGGTAAGACCACGACCTTCCGCATGCTATGCGGTCTGCTGCCGGCCAGCAACGGCACCTTGCAGGTGGTCGGGCTGGATTTGCGCCGCGCCGCCTCGCAAGCCCGAGCCCGGCTGGGCTACATGTCGCAAAAATTCTCGCTGTACGGCCAATTGTCGGTCCGGCAGAACCTGGAGTTTTTCAGCCAGGCCTACGGCCTGCACCAGGGCCGGCGCCGGGAGCGGATCGATTGGGCGGTGGGCCAGTTCGGCTTGCAAGCCTTTCTGGAGCATAACAGCGCCGATCTGCCCCTGGGCTACAAGCAGCGCTTGGCGTTGGCCTGCGCGTTGATGCACGAGCCGGAAATCCTGTTTCTGGACGAACCCACTTCCGGCATCGACCCGCTGGCGCGGCGCGAATTCTGGGCCAGGATCAATCAATTGGCGGCGCAGGGGGTGACGATTCTGGTTACGACCCATTTCATGGAAGAAGCCGAATACTGCGACCGCTTGCTGATCATGCGCGAAGGCGACATTCTGGCGGCCGGCACGCCGGCCGAGATCAAACAGCGCAGCCAGACCGGCGGCGCAGAGCCGGTAACGACGATGGAAGACGCCTTTATCCGGCTGGTCGAAGCCGGCGGCGAGGCCGGCGGATGA
- a CDS encoding ABC transporter permease, with translation MSGFGLRLRGLMRKEFLQVWRDPSSLAIAFAMPVFLLLLFGYGVSLDAKQVPIGLVIEQTSPAAREFAGGFAQSDYFAPRYFANLREAEAALLARQINGIVHLQSDFARRLQANAPAPIQVILNGVDANTARLVSGYVQGVWDKWLGADAERSGRAANRPVQMEARIWFNSALRSRNFLVPGLIAVIMTLIGALLTALVVAREWERGTMEALISTPVTVREVLLGKLLPYYLLGMGGMLLSIGMAVFLFQVPLAGSLWVLLLAGTLFLLAALGMGLLISIAAKNQFVAGQIAIIVTFLPAFILSGFIFNIDSMPPAVQLITHLVAARYFVAILQTVFLAGDVWEVILPNALALLAMAAAFLALALWRAPRRLE, from the coding sequence ATGAGCGGTTTCGGTTTGCGTTTGCGCGGTTTGATGCGTAAGGAGTTCCTGCAAGTCTGGCGCGATCCCAGCAGTCTGGCGATTGCGTTCGCGATGCCGGTGTTTCTGCTGTTGCTGTTCGGTTACGGCGTGTCGCTCGACGCCAAGCAGGTGCCGATCGGTCTGGTCATCGAGCAAACCTCGCCGGCCGCGCGCGAATTTGCCGGCGGCTTCGCGCAGTCCGACTATTTCGCGCCGCGCTATTTCGCCAATCTGCGTGAGGCGGAAGCGGCTTTGCTGGCGCGGCAGATCAACGGCATCGTCCATTTGCAAAGCGATTTTGCCCGGCGTTTGCAGGCCAATGCGCCGGCGCCGATTCAAGTTATTTTGAACGGCGTCGACGCCAATACCGCCAGGCTGGTGTCCGGTTACGTGCAGGGCGTGTGGGACAAATGGCTGGGCGCCGATGCCGAACGCAGCGGCCGGGCGGCAAACCGTCCGGTGCAGATGGAAGCGCGGATCTGGTTCAATAGCGCCTTGCGCAGCCGCAATTTTCTGGTGCCGGGCTTGATCGCCGTGATCATGACCCTGATCGGCGCCTTGTTGACCGCATTGGTGGTGGCGCGGGAATGGGAGCGCGGCACGATGGAAGCCTTGATTTCGACGCCGGTGACGGTGCGCGAGGTGCTGCTGGGCAAACTGTTGCCGTATTACCTGTTGGGCATGGGCGGCATGTTGTTGTCGATCGGCATGGCGGTGTTTTTGTTTCAGGTGCCGCTGGCCGGCTCGCTGTGGGTGTTGCTGCTGGCCGGCACCTTGTTTTTGCTGGCGGCCTTGGGCATGGGCCTGTTGATTTCGATTGCCGCCAAAAACCAGTTCGTTGCCGGCCAGATCGCGATTATCGTCACCTTTCTGCCGGCGTTTATCTTGTCCGGCTTTATATTCAATATCGACAGCATGCCGCCGGCGGTGCAACTGATCACGCATCTGGTTGCGGCGCGCTATTTCGTTGCAATTTTGCAGACCGTGTTCCTGGCCGGCGACGTCTGGGAGGTGATCCTGCCCAATGCCCTGGCCTTGTTGGCGATGGCCGCGGCCTTTCTGGCCCTGGCCCTGTGGCGCGCGCCGCGCCGCTTGGAGTAA
- a CDS encoding efflux RND transporter periplasmic adaptor subunit produces MATKRRLAIIGALIAVGAGGLGWQGSRNGNDPDVLLLHGNIDIRQVELSFRDPERIERVEVQEGERVERGQLLATQALERFQYTKDQAAATLAVRQHQLDKLLHGSRPQEIRKAGNDVKAAEAAVVLAEKELARLKTLVARKLSSVESVDRAKAQYDSARENLQALQQQYALAEIGPRREDIRAAQAQVEADRAALQLAEKTWTDAHLYAPQTGVVQNRILEPGDMAGPQTPVLTLALPEPLWARTYLAETDLGKVRPGAPARVYSDSFPGKAYPGWVGYISPTAEFTPKSVETSELRTSLVYQIRVFVCDSQDQLRLGMPVSVTIDTRQQPLAQPGCGPRP; encoded by the coding sequence GTGGCGACGAAACGAAGGTTGGCGATTATCGGTGCGTTAATCGCGGTTGGCGCAGGCGGCCTGGGCTGGCAGGGCAGCCGAAACGGCAACGATCCGGATGTGTTGCTGCTGCACGGCAATATCGATATCCGCCAGGTCGAGTTGAGTTTTCGCGACCCGGAGCGGATCGAGCGGGTTGAGGTGCAGGAGGGCGAGCGGGTCGAACGCGGCCAGCTGTTGGCGACGCAAGCGCTGGAGCGTTTTCAATATACCAAGGATCAGGCGGCGGCGACGCTGGCCGTGCGCCAACACCAGCTCGACAAGTTGTTGCACGGCTCCCGGCCGCAGGAAATCCGCAAAGCCGGTAACGACGTCAAAGCCGCCGAAGCCGCCGTGGTGCTGGCGGAAAAGGAACTGGCCCGCTTGAAAACCCTGGTGGCGCGCAAACTCAGTTCCGTAGAGTCGGTGGATCGGGCCAAGGCCCAATACGACTCGGCGCGGGAGAATCTGCAGGCCTTGCAGCAGCAATACGCACTGGCCGAGATCGGACCGCGGCGCGAGGATATCCGGGCGGCCCAGGCCCAGGTCGAGGCCGACCGCGCCGCGCTGCAACTGGCGGAAAAAACCTGGACCGACGCCCATCTTTACGCACCGCAGACCGGCGTCGTCCAAAACCGCATCCTGGAACCGGGCGACATGGCCGGCCCGCAGACGCCGGTGTTGACCCTGGCCCTGCCGGAGCCGCTGTGGGCCAGAACCTATCTGGCCGAAACCGATCTGGGCAAGGTTCGCCCCGGCGCGCCGGCCAGGGTCTACAGCGACAGCTTTCCCGGCAAGGCTTATCCCGGCTGGGTGGGCTATATCTCGCCGACCGCCGAATTCACTCCCAAAAGCGTCGAAACCAGCGAACTGCGCACCAGCCTGGTCTACCAGATTCGGGTATTCGTCTGCGATAGCCAGGACCAGTTGCGCTTGGGGATGCCGGTCAGCGTGACGATCGATACCCGGCAGCAACCGCTGGCGCAACCGGGCTGCGGCCCGCGGCCGTGA